One Spinacia oleracea cultivar Varoflay chromosome 4, BTI_SOV_V1, whole genome shotgun sequence DNA segment encodes these proteins:
- the LOC130471890 gene encoding uncharacterized protein — translation MEKINIPTWRYDGTTDPEDNCTTFEQHMMLYTDYDAMWCKVFPSTLLGVAASWYKGIEAHSIYSFRQLHASFLSRFVSKQKRKKSSGELMSFAQRDREPLRDYLTRFNNESITIPNLQQEVAVLALMRGMQECEFKKYLSRKSYTNLGDVLHKANEYIRGDEMMKISNVVVATGGNVGYNPSYNPQAGKGGNNFHQNNNQQGASQKNQNNRNANPQGQRPRQDRRESRGLFDNYTPLNTPRTAIYNINNKMDGWRRPPPMQSRERNVKKFCDFHNEHGHLTEDCRDLKDNIEDMVRKGYFLQYRARQGNGNNNSAGETLPIHTGHSSKINNNTLESNSHISHLESSKNSRKPVPERNRGMAGKNHPCM, via the coding sequence ATGGAAAAGATAAATATCCCGACGTGGAGATACGATGGGACAACGGATCCGGAGGATAACTGCACCACATTCGAACAACACATGATGCTGTACACAGATTATGACGCCATGTGGTGCAAGGTATTCCCGTCAACACTCTTAGGAGTTGCAGCAAGCTGGTATAAGGGCATAGAGGCACACTCCATTTACAGTTTTCGACAGCTGCATGCGTCATTTTTGTCACGATTTGTGAGCaaacagaagagaaagaaatcGTCGGGAGAGTTAATGTCGTTCGCTCAAAGAGATAGAGAGCCATTAAGAGATTACCTCACCCGCTTTAACAACGAATCAATCACTATTCCCAACCTACAGCAGGAGGTTGCGGTTCTGGCTCTGATGAGGGGAATGCAAGAGTGCGAATTCAAGAAGTACCTCAGCCGAAAATCATACACTAATCTGGGCGACGTCCTGCACAAGGCAAATGAGTATATCAGGGGGGATGAAATGATGAAGATCTCCAATGTGGTAGTGGCAACCGGCGGGAATGTCGGATACAATCCAAGCTATAACCCCCAGGCGGGAAAAGGAGGAAACAATTTTCACCAGAACAATAATCAGCAAGGGGCAAGCCAGAAAAACCAGAATAACAGAAATGCCAATCCACAGGGGCAGAGACCCCGACAGGACAGAAGGGAGTCCAGAGGACTCTTTGATAACTACACTCCGCTGAACACACCGCGGACGGCAATTTACAACATAAACAACAAGATGGACGGTTGGAGAAGGCCTCCACCAATGCAGAGTAGGGAAAGAAATGTCAAGAAATTCTGTGACTTCCATAATGAGCACGGCCACCTTACAGAGGACTGCAGAGACctcaaagacaacattgaggacatGGTCAGAAAAGGGTATTTTTTGCAGTATAGAGCGAGACAAGGAAATGGTAACAACAACTCGGCGGGGGAAACCCTGCCAATTCATACCGGCCACAGcagcaaaatcaacaacaataccCTAGAATCGAACAGCCATATCAGCCACCTAGAATCGAGCAAAAACAGCCGGAAACCAGTGCCAGAGCGGAACAGAGGGATGGCGGGAAAAAACCACCCGTGTATGTAA
- the LOC110775424 gene encoding benzaldehyde dehydrogenase, mitochondrial-like, with the protein MNVDKLAFTGSRSTGKLVLELASKSNLKPFTLELGGNSPFIICENADIHQAMETTCFALSFQPGTMLLCWVLYLCRPKYI; encoded by the exons ATGAATGTGGACAAG CTTGCTTTTACTGGATCAAGAAGCACCGGAAAACTAGTTCTTGAATTAGCATCAAAGAGCAATCTCAAACCTTTCACTTTGGAGCTTGGTGGGAACTCTCCATTTATAATATGTGAAAATGCAGATATACACCAAGCAATGGAGACCACTTGTTTTGCTCTATCTTTTCAACCAG GGACAATGTTGTTGTGCTGGGTCTTGTACCTTTGTCGGCCAAAGTATATATGA